A stretch of DNA from Bremerella alba:
CTTGTCCTAACGCTGACGACCTCGGTCTCAGATCCGCGCGGCGATGCGTGGAACAAATTGTTCACGGGGCTCGATACCTGGCCGTTCTTCGTGTTATGGAATCAAATGGCGAGGTACGTCGTGCAAGGCGGCGACAATCACTTCAACTATACCGCCGGCGAGATGGCGACGCTGAAAACCGAACCAGGCAACGAGACGGCGACCCACCTGCTGTTCACCCCCAACGGCATCGATCCGCAGGAAGTCGTTCCGGATTCCGGCACGATTACCATTCCCTTTACCAGCAGCCTGGGAACGTATCGCGTGCGTCCATTGAGTGGCGGCAAGTCGATGGGCTTTAGCGTTAACCTTCCACCGTATGCCACACGTATGGACAAGCTGACCGAAGCCGACCTGGATGACCTCCTCGGCCCGGGCCGTTATCGTTTGGCTCGCCAGCAAGAACAGATCGTCCGCGAACAAGGCAAGGCCCGCTTAGGCGTACCGCTGTTCCCGTGGCTGATGCTGATCGTGGTGATCGTCTTCGGCCTGGAGAATGTATTGGCCAATCGTTTTTACCGACAAACACCTAGCGAAACTTAACCACTGAAGAAGAAGAGCAACCACGAATTACACCGATGGTCACAGCTCTTCCTTTTCCTAAGCAAGAAACATGTCGTACTGGTACCTGCAACCTTTGGGCGAAAGCTATCTCCTGGTGGGGATATTGGTCTTCGCGCTGGTTGCGCTGTTGGTACTTCGGCCACAGTTTCAAGGACTGACTCCTCAACGGCATTGGCTCCTCACAGGGCTTCGCTTTGCGGTGATCTTGCTGATCGCTTTAACGCTGCTTCGTCCGACGTGGGTTCGCTCGATCAAAGAGACTCAGAAATCGCTGCTGGTGTTGATGTTCGACTCGAGCCGCAGCATGACGGTGCCGGACGCAGGCGACGGCGTCCCGCGCTGGGAAGCTCAGAAACAAACACTTCAGCGTTTAGCCCCTGAACTAGACGCGCTCGGCGACGACATCGACGTCGCCATCTATCAGTTTGATGAAAACGCCACGCCGCTTGAATCCACCGACGGCCAGGTCCAGTTCCCCAATAGCCCCGACGGGCGCTTCACTGACATCGGCAGTTCGATTGCCCAGGTTATGCAGCAAAACATCGGCAAGAAGCTGGCCGGCGTGATTCTTCTTTCGGACGGAGCCCAGCGGGTTTATTCGCCCCAGGTCGAAATGCAGCAAGCGGCACGCGACTTAGCGAGATTGGATACGCCGCTACACACCGTCACCTACGGCAAAGCGATCGATCCTTCCCAGGCCCGCGACGTCGCCGTAGAAACCTTGGCCGACCATTACACCGTGTTCGTGAAAAACGAACTGGCGATTAAAACCTCGGTCCGCATTCAAGGCATGGCCAATCTACCGGTCCCGGTACAGTTGATCATGGAAGATTCCCAAGGCCAGAAAACCATCATCGAAACGCAAGAGATCACCACGTCTAAGGTCCAGGAAACACTCGACGTGACCTTTCGCTACACGCCGCAGCAATCGGGACAGTTTAAGCTAAGCATTCTGGTGCCTGATCAAGACGGCGAGCTGGTCACCAAAAACAACGTGCTGAGTGCTTACTTGAATGTCTTGGAAGGGGGACTCAAGCTGCTGTATCTGGAAGGACGCACGGTCGATCGGCCAGAGCAAAAGTGGCTGCGTCAGGTCGTTGCCGAGTCGGCCGACATGGAACTCGACTTCCGCTGGATTGATCGACGACGACGCAATCAGTGGCCGGTCAATTTGACCGAAGCTATCGAAAAAGGGAAATACGATGTCTATATCATTGGCGACGTCGACTCGTCGGCGTTAAGCCCCGAAACGATCGATCTGCTGGCCCAGCAGGTTGAAGAGGGCAAAGGTCTGATCATGCTTGGCGGTTTTCATTCCTTCGGGGCTGGCGGCTACCAATCCACTATCTTCCAAAACGTGCTGCCGGTCGAGATGAGTCGCTTTGACCGGCAGGACTTCGATGCCCCAATCCGTACCGACATGCACCTGCCAGGGCCGATCACGATTGTCGCCACCGAGAACCACTTCTTGTCTTCGCTCGGAACCGATGCCGAAGGAACCCCGGCTTTGACGGCCGTGCCGGGGCTGTCCGGGGCCAATAAAGTCACCGGACCTACGCAGCGGGGAATAACGATCCTTGAAACGCAAAGTGGCAGTCCGCTGCTGGTGGCCGGCGAATATGGTCTCGGTAGGACGCTGGCCTTCACCGCCGATAGCACGTGGCGGTGGGTTATGGCCGGCAAGAGCGACATCCACAAACGCTTCTGGCGGCAGATTATCTTGTGGCTGGCCAAGAAGGATGGACTCGAAACACGCGATGTGTGGGTCCAGCTAGAGCAGCGGCGGTATGTCCCTGGGGCACCGATTCGCTTTACGGCGAGTGCCAACTCTCAAAGTGGCGAGCCACTGCGCGACGTGACGTTCGAGTCGACGCTGATCTCTCCTGACGGCAGCCGCACGAGCATTCGCACGCTTCCCGGAGATAGCGTCATTGAAGGAAGTCTCGACGCCGGCGAAGCGATGGGAGACTACACCATTGAAGTCGTCGCCAAGCAGAACGGCACGAGCGTTGGCACCGGCCTGGGACGCTTTTTTGTTTATGATCAGGACCTGGAACTGAGCGACCCTTCAGCCAGGCCGTCGCAGTTGGCGGCGTTATCCGCGATCACCAAAGAAGTCGGCGGGCGAACCTGGACGCCGGAAGAGCTGCCGCAACTGCTCGATCAAATCAAGAACCGCCCACCGGAAACCGAAGTCGAAGTGCAAACCAAGTGGACCTGGCCCGAATCGGGACGCGATAGTTGGATCAACCTGCTGCTGATTGTCGGTTTGCTCGGCTGGGAATGGTATCTCAGAAAACGGTGGAGCATGGTCTGACGTAGGGTTATATTGTGGCCTCTACCTCGACTTAAATGTTCCCTAGGAGGCAAACCGTGTCAGACGATTGGAACGCATATCTCACGCAGATCGAAGACTCTATTGCTTCGATTCTATTGGACATGGGTATCGTCTCCGATGTTCCCGATCCGCAGCGCAAATGGCTTGTCCGGGTGCTGATTCCTCTCCAGCAACCCGATGACTACGGGCTGACATCAAATGAGGAATTCGCCGCAATCCAACCTTTAGAAGAAGGCATCGTCGAGACGATTGAGGAAGCACTCGATGCGGTCCATGTTGGCTGCATGACACACAATGGACGGCGGGATATTGTGTTCTATAGCCCAACGTTTGAAGGAATCGACGTGGCACTTGCTCCGGTCATGCAAGAGCACACCACGTACGAACTACGAAGTGGCTACCAAGAGGATGCAGAGTGGGGTTTCTATTTTGAAATCATGTACCCCACTCCGTACGAAATTCAGTCGATGCAAAACTGTTCGGTACTTCACAACCTACTCGAGGCCGGAGATACGCTCGAAAAAGAACGCCTCGTATCCCACTGGGCCTATTTTCCAAGCGAACAATCGCGAGCGCAGTTCATCTCGTCGGTCCAGGAAAAAGGGTTTCAGATCCAACAGGAAAACCTGCGAGAAGAAGCAGAGCAACCCAATCCGTATGGTGTGCAGATCGAGCGTGTCGATCATGTCGATCAAGCTTCCATCGACCAAGTAAGCATTGAACTGTTCGATCTGGCCCAGTCCCTAGGCGGCACCTACGACGGCTGGGAAACGAAGGTCATCAAAAGCGAGTGAGAATACCGCGGCGGATCCCCCTGCGACAAGGGATCCGCTCACGGCTTCTGCTGGAGAGAATGGGGGCGATGCGAGCATCGCGTTGGTTTATGAACCGGGCCGCTTTAATACCCGGCGGAGTTCGTTTGCCTTGAGCAACAGTTTGATGACGGCTCCATCCAGCTGACGTCCATCCAGGAGCACGCGTCCGGTAATCTCGCTGGCTGAGTTACCGCATCCGGAACACAACATCAGCACCAAGGCCATCCCCACACTGGCTTCCACAGGGTTCCGAGTCATCAATTGCAATCCTCGATCGATCATGGCTGACTTACCTCGTTCACGGCCAAATACCGCGATTTAAGGATCGATTTTAAGACTGCCGGGATGCTACGAGGACTCAGCGTCCTGTCCCTAAACGGGAAGCTCAAACTCGGATCGAGCTTACTTCGAGTTCCAGCCAACATCCCCTCGCTTTGCGGAAATTGTCCCGCTTGAAATGGGTGCCGTGAAAGCTGGCTGGCGCTGAGCGCTGGCAAGCA
This window harbors:
- a CDS encoding glutamine amidotransferase, with protein sequence MSYWYLQPLGESYLLVGILVFALVALLVLRPQFQGLTPQRHWLLTGLRFAVILLIALTLLRPTWVRSIKETQKSLLVLMFDSSRSMTVPDAGDGVPRWEAQKQTLQRLAPELDALGDDIDVAIYQFDENATPLESTDGQVQFPNSPDGRFTDIGSSIAQVMQQNIGKKLAGVILLSDGAQRVYSPQVEMQQAARDLARLDTPLHTVTYGKAIDPSQARDVAVETLADHYTVFVKNELAIKTSVRIQGMANLPVPVQLIMEDSQGQKTIIETQEITTSKVQETLDVTFRYTPQQSGQFKLSILVPDQDGELVTKNNVLSAYLNVLEGGLKLLYLEGRTVDRPEQKWLRQVVAESADMELDFRWIDRRRRNQWPVNLTEAIEKGKYDVYIIGDVDSSALSPETIDLLAQQVEEGKGLIMLGGFHSFGAGGYQSTIFQNVLPVEMSRFDRQDFDAPIRTDMHLPGPITIVATENHFLSSLGTDAEGTPALTAVPGLSGANKVTGPTQRGITILETQSGSPLLVAGEYGLGRTLAFTADSTWRWVMAGKSDIHKRFWRQIILWLAKKDGLETRDVWVQLEQRRYVPGAPIRFTASANSQSGEPLRDVTFESTLISPDGSRTSIRTLPGDSVIEGSLDAGEAMGDYTIEVVAKQNGTSVGTGLGRFFVYDQDLELSDPSARPSQLAALSAITKEVGGRTWTPEELPQLLDQIKNRPPETEVEVQTKWTWPESGRDSWINLLLIVGLLGWEWYLRKRWSMV
- a CDS encoding DUF695 domain-containing protein translates to MSDDWNAYLTQIEDSIASILLDMGIVSDVPDPQRKWLVRVLIPLQQPDDYGLTSNEEFAAIQPLEEGIVETIEEALDAVHVGCMTHNGRRDIVFYSPTFEGIDVALAPVMQEHTTYELRSGYQEDAEWGFYFEIMYPTPYEIQSMQNCSVLHNLLEAGDTLEKERLVSHWAYFPSEQSRAQFISSVQEKGFQIQQENLREEAEQPNPYGVQIERVDHVDQASIDQVSIELFDLAQSLGGTYDGWETKVIKSE